One window of the Asticcacaulis sp. SL142 genome contains the following:
- a CDS encoding glucokinase, producing the protein MSRASQAANGKLFGRHFHSVFKYWYLQVLAQVLFVDFSGDNSVRITTAEPGRRPPAAQLYRCQSLGEFDKALENFLASANKPDLLGAAFSICGWEQEGTFEMPNLSYRINRNWIKERLGIRRLNIVNDCVATALAIDHLEVAERRLICGSATASEQIRAMIAVGRGLGTASILTDELGNSVAYPCAGGHSDLPATTDREFAVVRWLRQKYGHVSRVRAISSAGLAEVYYCLMVLDGLKPRVTSVTQVVALARDGDMWASDAVKLVTGWLAAMASDTVLCVGARGGLYLAGSYFDMIGNLFDSAHFTTRFYRKGRLESYLQNVPVYLVKTHEPEMLGLSTLFGR; encoded by the coding sequence GTGAGCAGGGCGTCGCAGGCCGCCAATGGTAAACTCTTTGGTCGCCATTTTCATTCCGTTTTCAAATATTGGTATTTACAGGTGCTAGCACAGGTTTTGTTTGTCGATTTTAGCGGAGACAATAGCGTCCGGATAACCACAGCAGAGCCAGGGCGGCGCCCGCCTGCGGCTCAACTCTATAGATGCCAATCACTGGGCGAGTTTGACAAGGCTTTGGAAAACTTCCTCGCGAGTGCAAATAAGCCCGATTTGCTAGGGGCAGCTTTCTCTATATGTGGTTGGGAACAAGAAGGCACATTTGAAATGCCCAATCTCAGCTACCGGATCAATCGCAACTGGATTAAGGAGCGGCTGGGTATTCGCCGACTGAACATAGTCAATGATTGCGTGGCGACCGCACTGGCTATCGACCATCTTGAGGTAGCGGAGCGTCGTCTGATTTGCGGCAGCGCGACGGCATCTGAGCAGATAAGGGCGATGATCGCCGTCGGGCGTGGTCTTGGAACCGCTTCTATCTTGACCGACGAGTTGGGGAATTCAGTGGCTTACCCGTGTGCCGGCGGACACAGCGATCTGCCTGCGACGACGGATCGGGAATTTGCCGTGGTCCGTTGGTTAAGACAGAAATATGGACATGTGTCGCGCGTCAGGGCGATATCCTCTGCAGGCCTCGCCGAGGTTTACTACTGCTTGATGGTTTTAGACGGACTTAAGCCGCGCGTAACAAGTGTAACCCAGGTTGTGGCTCTCGCACGCGACGGGGATATGTGGGCAAGTGATGCAGTCAAGTTGGTAACGGGCTGGCTCGCGGCGATGGCGTCGGACACGGTGCTTTGCGTCGGCGCGCGTGGTGGACTGTACCTAGCGGGTTCTTATTTCGATATGATCGGGAACCTTTTTGATAGCGCCCATTTCACAACTCGATTCTATAGGAAGGGGCGGCTTGAGAGCTACCTTCAGAACGTTCCAGTCTACCTTGTCAAAACCCATGAGCCGGAGATGCTGGGTCTTAGCACCCTGTTCGGACGATGA
- a CDS encoding helix-turn-helix domain-containing protein codes for MDFVLVGSTCLEAGAHFGVSESSAIKWIRRFRETGLIESKTTGR; via the coding sequence ATCGATTTTGTTTTAGTGGGTTCCACATGCCTTGAGGCCGGCGCCCATTTTGGTGTTAGCGAGTCGAGCGCGATCAAGTGGATCCGGCGGTTTCGGGAAACGGGCCTAATCGAGTCCAAGACTACAGGGAGGTGA
- a CDS encoding alpha-amylase family glycosyl hydrolase: MMRTAQFKKIMTKDAVQFPGLPPQSESYWRQAAEALTRLYGGHSNFPHLLNEIGSRTLAALQARPDELKCLDQQRPPNWYLKSGRPAYCAYIDRFGGTLAGSAARLDYLQALNVGIFHPLPLLKPREGDSDGGFAVADYRDVDPRLGSFDDLKDFATALRQRDMSLVLDMVLNHTAKEHGWAQRQLAGDPQFEDFYIVVKSKTEVDAWEENLQDVFPDTAPGNFTLDERAGGYVWTTFYPFQWDLNYANPQVFIQMMDCLLHLANAGVEGFRLDSTAYLWKRLGTASRNLPETHDILRAFRALLSIVAPSVFLLAEAIESQASVLPFFGTPEDRECDLAYNNGVMTALWGALADQKVDVLTKVITTAAEKPDHGQWLNYVRCHDDIIWHALSDSAPKERLQHWSDFFAGKDSYAQGMAFQAPPGFPASGCGMAASLCGGRDDAMAIDRLKLLYGVTYALEGVPLLYMGDEIALENFEDFRNDPTLKDEMRWLHRPKMDWNKAAARSDLATPQGEMYTFLAELAQGLAILPFAAGMRVMDTEHPSLLHIERPLETGRFVCVANFSPRPVTFTAPGTLIIGNEGTALAPYAVNWYVAGV; this comes from the coding sequence ATGATGAGAACGGCACAATTTAAAAAGATAATGACGAAAGACGCCGTACAGTTTCCGGGTTTGCCCCCGCAATCAGAGTCCTATTGGAGGCAGGCAGCGGAGGCATTGACCCGCCTCTACGGTGGCCACTCGAATTTCCCTCATCTCCTGAACGAAATTGGATCGCGCACGCTTGCCGCCCTGCAGGCACGTCCGGATGAGCTTAAATGCCTGGACCAACAGCGCCCACCAAACTGGTATCTAAAGTCCGGGCGCCCGGCCTATTGCGCCTATATTGACCGTTTTGGTGGCACACTGGCGGGCAGTGCGGCCCGCCTGGACTATTTGCAAGCCTTAAACGTCGGTATATTTCATCCTTTGCCCCTGCTTAAGCCGCGCGAAGGTGACAGTGATGGCGGCTTTGCCGTCGCCGACTACCGCGATGTGGATCCGCGCCTTGGCAGCTTTGACGATCTGAAAGACTTCGCCACCGCTTTGCGTCAACGGGATATGTCCCTCGTGCTCGACATGGTGTTGAATCACACCGCGAAGGAGCATGGATGGGCTCAAAGACAACTCGCGGGTGACCCGCAATTTGAGGACTTCTATATTGTCGTCAAGTCAAAGACTGAGGTGGACGCCTGGGAGGAAAATTTACAGGATGTATTCCCCGACACGGCCCCGGGCAACTTTACGTTGGACGAGCGTGCTGGCGGATATGTCTGGACAACGTTTTATCCTTTCCAGTGGGATTTGAACTATGCCAATCCGCAGGTCTTCATCCAAATGATGGACTGCCTTTTGCATCTGGCCAATGCCGGTGTTGAAGGCTTTAGACTCGATTCAACGGCCTACCTTTGGAAGCGCTTGGGCACCGCCAGCCGCAACCTGCCCGAAACCCATGACATATTAAGAGCCTTCAGGGCGTTATTGTCGATCGTAGCACCATCAGTCTTCCTCCTCGCCGAAGCGATTGAGAGCCAGGCCTCCGTCCTGCCGTTTTTCGGAACACCTGAGGATAGAGAGTGTGATCTGGCCTACAATAATGGTGTCATGACCGCCCTTTGGGGTGCGCTCGCCGACCAAAAGGTCGACGTTCTGACCAAGGTGATAACAACCGCCGCCGAGAAGCCCGACCACGGTCAGTGGCTGAACTATGTCCGATGCCATGATGACATTATATGGCACGCCTTGTCAGACTCGGCGCCGAAAGAGCGCCTGCAACACTGGTCTGATTTCTTCGCGGGGAAAGACAGCTATGCACAGGGCATGGCCTTTCAAGCCCCGCCTGGCTTTCCGGCGTCCGGCTGCGGCATGGCCGCGAGCCTTTGTGGCGGTCGCGACGATGCGATGGCGATCGATCGCCTGAAACTTCTTTACGGCGTGACCTATGCGCTCGAAGGCGTGCCCTTGCTTTATATGGGGGATGAAATCGCGCTGGAAAATTTCGAAGACTTCAGGAACGACCCCACGCTGAAAGATGAAATGCGCTGGTTGCATCGCCCTAAAATGGATTGGAACAAGGCCGCAGCACGAAGCGATCTAGCGACCCCGCAAGGCGAGATGTACACCTTTCTGGCTGAACTCGCTCAAGGCTTAGCGATACTGCCGTTCGCCGCTGGCATGCGCGTTATGGACACGGAGCACCCCTCTCTTCTGCACATTGAGAGACCGCTGGAAACCGGCAGGTTTGTCTGCGTCGCCAACTTTAGTCCGCGGCCGGTAACCTTCACGGCACCTGGCACCCTTATCATTGGAAACGAAGGCACGGCCCTGGCCCCCTATGCGGTCAATTGGTATGTTGCGGGAGTATAA
- a CDS encoding AraC family transcriptional regulator yields the protein MVITVHQVDHYSTSAEELEWFVAGHVSRTRILPISGSRFSARVKMHVIGEGMLWTTDYAHGAEVLPYDPPDAFLVHLSSHNAVEFTSPSQVNGSTPDKGFVEEARRTTRIYHAPGNLATGISLPRSMITQCLVSVLDRGIREDLIFTPNFEQNSRFGGTLNTMVKAISSGLEDGGALCQAPIAAHHMFQALVHMVLGNLTHNYSDLMVSPAPSVSPKHVKAAIDYIDEHAGEPLTIPQIAEAVNVSVRALQMGFRRFKDTTVRAYIREVRLHGVRRELLNPESGRTVGDIARSWGFIHLGHFAASYLSTFGENPSMHRAR from the coding sequence ATGGTTATAACGGTTCACCAAGTTGACCATTACTCGACTTCTGCCGAGGAACTTGAGTGGTTTGTTGCGGGGCATGTTTCCAGGACGCGTATACTGCCGATTTCTGGTTCGCGGTTCTCAGCGCGCGTCAAAATGCATGTCATCGGCGAGGGTATGCTTTGGACAACGGATTACGCGCACGGCGCAGAAGTCCTTCCTTACGATCCACCGGATGCGTTTCTGGTTCACCTGTCCTCTCATAACGCTGTCGAGTTTACCAGCCCAAGCCAGGTTAACGGCTCCACACCCGACAAAGGATTTGTTGAGGAGGCAAGGCGGACCACGCGCATATACCACGCACCCGGCAATCTGGCGACCGGGATCTCTCTTCCGCGTAGCATGATCACGCAGTGTTTGGTCTCTGTGCTGGATAGGGGAATTCGCGAGGACCTAATTTTCACGCCGAACTTCGAACAAAATTCGAGGTTCGGCGGCACACTGAATACGATGGTGAAGGCTATTTCATCGGGTTTGGAAGATGGTGGCGCCTTGTGCCAAGCGCCCATTGCGGCGCACCATATGTTTCAGGCGCTTGTCCATATGGTGCTTGGCAACCTTACGCACAATTATTCTGATTTGATGGTGTCGCCCGCGCCGTCAGTTTCCCCAAAACACGTCAAGGCCGCCATCGATTACATTGACGAACACGCGGGTGAGCCTTTGACCATTCCGCAAATAGCCGAGGCCGTAAACGTTAGCGTGCGCGCGTTGCAAATGGGGTTCCGTCGTTTCAAGGATACAACGGTCAGAGCGTATATACGAGAGGTACGGCTTCATGGTGTCAGACGTGAGCTGTTGAATCCGGAAAGCGGTCGGACTGTTGGCGACATTGCCCGGTCTTGGGGCTTTATCCACTTAGGCCATTTCGCCGCAAGCTATCTCTCGACATTCGGCGAAAATCCCTCAATGCATCGGGCGCGATAA
- a CDS encoding DUF2149 domain-containing protein yields MRFIEDEEGDDPILSVVNLVDLFLVVAAILMVMIAANPLNPFQSKSVVVVENPGQDDMRITVRDGEKLTRYESSGEIGEGQGTKAGVTYRLPSGELVYVPE; encoded by the coding sequence ATGCGCTTTATCGAAGACGAAGAAGGTGATGACCCGATCCTGAGCGTGGTCAATTTGGTGGATCTGTTCCTGGTGGTCGCGGCCATACTGATGGTGATGATCGCGGCCAACCCGCTTAATCCGTTTCAGTCGAAATCCGTGGTGGTCGTTGAAAATCCTGGCCAGGACGATATGCGCATTACCGTCAGGGACGGCGAAAAACTGACCCGCTACGAATCAAGCGGTGAGATCGGTGAAGGTCAGGGCACTAAGGCTGGCGTCACTTACCGTCTGCCGTCGGGCGAACTGGTCTATGTGCCTGAGTGA
- a CDS encoding ROK family protein, translated as MSKFVGIELGGTKVNIITGTGLNDHSEMIRIQTRDPRSTWQEVIDTLRSLQVHQGEFAGIGIASFGPINLSVRDPNYGTFLKTPKPGWSHFNLFAPLKAAFPQAQIVFDTDVNGGALGEYLWGGAQGLENFAYVTVGTGVGVGVISNGKPVHGLLHPEAGHILIKRELSADPYIGHCPFHGDCLEGLICGPAILARTGKAGEDLAYDDPLWGILGGYLAQLFYSLALIASPQRILVGGGVGLNEPVIKAARDEFHRLMGGYIEALSERSAYDSFVRPAHLREKAGVLGALSLVG; from the coding sequence ATGTCAAAATTTGTGGGCATTGAACTCGGTGGCACCAAGGTCAATATCATAACCGGCACTGGCCTGAATGACCATTCGGAGATGATCCGTATACAGACGCGTGATCCGCGCTCCACATGGCAAGAGGTCATCGACACACTGCGTTCACTTCAAGTGCACCAAGGTGAATTTGCCGGAATTGGTATCGCCAGCTTCGGCCCGATCAACCTTTCGGTTCGCGATCCTAACTATGGAACCTTTCTGAAAACCCCAAAGCCGGGATGGAGTCATTTTAATCTGTTTGCTCCCCTCAAGGCAGCCTTTCCGCAGGCTCAGATTGTCTTTGATACCGACGTCAATGGCGGGGCACTTGGTGAGTACCTTTGGGGCGGCGCCCAGGGTTTGGAGAATTTCGCTTATGTGACCGTAGGCACCGGTGTTGGGGTTGGGGTTATTTCGAACGGCAAGCCTGTGCACGGCCTGCTTCACCCCGAAGCCGGGCATATACTGATCAAGCGTGAACTGTCCGCTGATCCGTATATCGGACATTGCCCCTTCCACGGCGATTGCCTGGAGGGGCTAATATGTGGCCCAGCCATCCTGGCGAGAACGGGGAAAGCTGGTGAAGACCTTGCCTATGACGATCCACTATGGGGCATCCTCGGTGGCTACCTGGCTCAGCTATTCTACAGTTTGGCCCTGATTGCATCCCCCCAACGGATTCTGGTTGGGGGTGGAGTGGGGTTGAATGAACCGGTGATTAAGGCGGCCCGTGATGAATTCCACCGTTTAATGGGCGGGTATATTGAGGCCTTATCTGAACGCTCCGCCTATGACAGCTTTGTGCGCCCAGCACACCTGCGTGAAAAGGCTGGCGTGCTCGGAGCCCTGAGTTTGGTGGGCTAA
- a CDS encoding MotA/TolQ/ExbB proton channel family protein, which yields MPSLELQLYSLTPLFQMPVMALILLCLVFALYALGGFVIEWGQRFQKGYAPLFVRTARNNGLESADVELLILKKLEGLRIVSRTAPMLGLVATMIPMGPALMALSTNQAENVSQHLVAAFSAVIIALIAASVTFYIQTVRRRWLLQDLRRYERGDI from the coding sequence ATGCCATCGTTAGAACTCCAGCTTTATAGTCTCACGCCTCTTTTCCAGATGCCGGTGATGGCGCTAATCCTTTTATGCCTTGTCTTTGCGCTGTATGCGCTGGGTGGTTTTGTGATCGAATGGGGGCAACGGTTTCAGAAAGGCTACGCGCCATTGTTTGTGCGCACCGCCCGGAATAACGGACTTGAAAGTGCCGATGTGGAACTGCTGATCCTCAAAAAGCTGGAAGGGCTGCGCATTGTCTCGCGCACCGCGCCCATGTTGGGACTGGTGGCTACCATGATCCCGATGGGGCCGGCCCTGATGGCGCTCAGCACCAATCAGGCCGAAAATGTTAGTCAGCATCTGGTGGCAGCGTTCTCGGCCGTTATTATTGCCCTAATCGCCGCTTCGGTTACCTTCTACATTCAGACCGTGCGCCGCCGCTGGTTACTTCAGGATCTGCGTCGCTATGAGCGGGGAGATATCTGA
- a CDS encoding methyl-accepting chemotaxis protein — MFHNSLAEATQNIGDFVLLINQIASQTNLLALNATIEAARAGDAGKGFAFVASEVKTLASQTSKATDEIRTQIAAVQNSTQNAVDAIGQITTVIDQINVISTGIAGAMNEQSAVVRDIASNMQLAADSIETITNNAATIASAAVQVDQSTKSVSDAARALG, encoded by the coding sequence ATGTTCCATAATTCTCTAGCCGAAGCCACCCAAAACATTGGTGATTTCGTTTTATTAATCAATCAGATCGCTTCGCAAACAAATTTGCTGGCGTTGAATGCGACCATCGAGGCGGCGCGGGCAGGCGATGCGGGCAAAGGGTTTGCGTTTGTGGCGTCCGAAGTTAAAACCCTTGCCTCCCAAACGTCGAAGGCGACCGATGAAATCAGAACCCAGATCGCTGCGGTTCAAAACTCTACACAAAACGCTGTGGATGCCATCGGGCAGATCACCACGGTTATCGACCAGATCAATGTGATTTCGACGGGCATCGCCGGAGCCATGAACGAACAGTCTGCCGTGGTTCGTGATATCGCCTCGAATATGCAATTGGCGGCGGATAGTATTGAAACCATAACAAATAACGCCGCAACCATAGCCAGTGCGGCGGTTCAGGTTGATCAAAGCACGAAAAGTGTAAGTGACGCCGCCAGGGCTTTAGGGTGA
- a CDS encoding PAS domain-containing protein, whose amino-acid sequence MSKIVKLSSIHILKIIEQVGRLGWIELPVLPSDGLVSFSQGFRGLFGIDETEPERLESVARAIQPRERSLFVEDVAVLRRRQEAPPRIYRLSTQFMPPRYVSLIFTPVLGDDGEIAKFLGLARDVSAEEVVARHKIQNAHRIDMLMTYFGAACVWSADEAGQLFERYASGNLAGVMPKFDPISPSSIHPEDRKNVLTELDIAMSGKEAFSVPMRLFGADGVPRKYIYMGFPITEDGKVVEWWGVINEENASLAMKAIALDHAITVTTGATLRAICALIGWTHDELAKQTGISRTTIYRMVSTSAPLLGQFKSKTIETVLQIFIPYGIRFFADKNGNLAILSEAVNNE is encoded by the coding sequence ATGTCCAAAATCGTCAAACTTTCCTCTATTCATATACTGAAAATCATCGAGCAAGTTGGGCGACTGGGTTGGATTGAACTCCCGGTATTGCCATCTGATGGCCTCGTGAGTTTTTCGCAAGGGTTTCGGGGACTGTTTGGGATAGATGAGACCGAGCCCGAGCGACTAGAGAGTGTCGCTCGGGCGATCCAGCCGAGGGAACGCAGTTTGTTTGTTGAGGACGTGGCCGTGCTACGTCGCAGACAAGAAGCGCCGCCTCGGATCTATCGCTTATCAACTCAGTTCATGCCGCCAAGGTACGTCTCCCTTATATTTACGCCCGTGCTAGGCGACGATGGAGAGATTGCAAAATTTCTTGGGCTGGCGCGTGACGTGAGCGCTGAAGAGGTAGTGGCTCGACATAAGATCCAGAATGCCCATCGTATTGACATGTTGATGACATATTTCGGCGCCGCGTGCGTATGGAGCGCAGACGAGGCCGGCCAGCTTTTCGAGCGCTACGCCTCGGGCAACCTTGCTGGGGTGATGCCAAAATTCGATCCAATATCACCTAGTTCCATACATCCTGAAGATCGCAAGAATGTGCTGACTGAACTGGATATTGCCATGTCAGGCAAAGAAGCTTTCTCTGTGCCAATGCGGTTGTTCGGTGCTGATGGCGTTCCTCGGAAATACATATATATGGGCTTCCCCATTACGGAAGACGGTAAGGTTGTCGAGTGGTGGGGCGTCATAAACGAAGAAAACGCCTCGCTGGCGATGAAAGCTATAGCCCTGGATCACGCGATAACGGTAACAACCGGCGCGACCCTTCGAGCGATCTGTGCACTTATCGGATGGACCCATGACGAACTGGCCAAACAAACAGGGATTTCACGTACAACCATTTATAGAATGGTCTCGACATCCGCTCCTCTTTTGGGCCAGTTCAAATCTAAAACCATAGAAACCGTACTGCAAATCTTTATCCCGTACGGCATACGTTTCTTCGCTGATAAGAACGGAAACCTTGCAATTTTATCCGAGGCCGTAAACAACGAATAA